A single genomic interval of Scatophagus argus isolate fScaArg1 chromosome 22, fScaArg1.pri, whole genome shotgun sequence harbors:
- the parp12b gene encoding protein mono-ADP-ribosyltransferase PARP12b isoform X1, with translation MSAYSREILLATSVLCGSSGAMNPLQLYRKLLQRCSITEEEFWRIILRCPRFQLVRGPAEGGAERLEDCSVVARTSLRLCSRYGREECSGFEQEEGGECQQLHLCKFFVYGNCRFGKGRLVDRTHSGVSGRFIPLISRSFLSTCSGNCLFSLLWPSVVVKQYQTDALLNVLLNGDYLLCSLRRGLIQTSSSSEERRRNLRKRSDDAQKSCKFSHNIHSDHNYRLLRECTLHELHEDDLFVLLLQNDPSLLPKVCLHYNKGSGPHGYCTFQESCTKVHLCQHFVRGDCIFGPKCKRQHAIDQHGRRMLEERGLSGGVIQELPFIYRNIHHLTAGCTENLPESLCKPQTDDRNICLHSIRGSCKFQNECRHVHFHLPYKWEVFDGITWTDLPHMEDIERDFCDPSKTQSCGDEPVDFLTMSRELQPIRRLSTVSSVTKPPHYTLTTQWLWYYKGDQGNWVEYGLPDEKQRSTSVSSQTLEEAFLSGSTAEVKVMKGQRQYIISFKDMYQRNPKHNTKRRVRRRPCFVSMAEVEKQAVT, from the exons ATGTCAGCGTACAGCAGAGAGATCCTGCTAGCCACCAGCGTCCTGTGCGGCAGCTCCGGAGCTATGAACCCGCTCCAGCTCTACCGGAAGCTGCTGCAGCGCTGCAGCATCACCGAAGAAGAGTTCTGGCGCATCATCCTGCGGTGCCCCCGCTTCCAGCTGGTCCGCGGCCCAGCGGAGGGCGGCGCGGAGCGCCTGGAGGACTGCTCGGTGGTCGCCAGAACGTCGCTGCGGCTGTGCAGCCGATACGGCCGTGAGGAGTGCAGCGGTTTCGAGCAGGAGGAGGGCGGGGAGTGTCAACAGCTGCACCTCTGCAAGTTCTTTGTCTACGGAAACTGCAGATTTGGCAAGGGCAGGTTAGTCGATCGCACGCACTCAGGTGTGTCAGGAAGGTTCATCCCACTGATCTCACGTTCATTTCTCTCCACCTGCTCAGGAAActgcttgttttctctcctctggcCTTCCGTAGTTGTGAAACAATACCAGACGGACGCTTTATTAAACGTGTTACTGAATGGGGACTATTTACTGTGTTCCCTCCGCCGCGGCCTGATACAAACctccagcagcagtgaagagaGAAGACGAAACTTAAGGAAACGAAGCGACGATGCGCA GAAGTCGTGTAAATTCTCCCACAACATTCATTCAGATCACAACTATCGATTACTGAGAGAGTGTACGCTGCACGAGCTCCACGAAGACGacctgtttgtgctgctgctgcagaacgACCCCTCGCTGCTGCCTAAG GTCTGTTTGCACTACAACAAAGGCTCTGGCCCTCACGGCTACTGTACCTTCCAAGAGAGTTGTACCAAAGTCCACCTGTGTCAGCACTTTGTCCGCGGAGACTGCATATTTGGACCCAAGTGCAAGCGACAGCATGCCATCGACCAACATGGCCGCCGCATgttggaggagagaggactgaGCGGAGGCGTCATCCAAGAGCTGCCCTTCATCTACAGGAACATCCACCACCTGACTGCTGGCTGCACAG agAATCTGCCTGAGTCTTTGTGCAAaccacagacagatgacaggaaCATCTGTCTGCACTCCATCCGAGGCAGCTGCAAGTTCCAGA ACGAGTGTCGCCATGTTCACTTCCACCTGCCCTACAAGTGGGAGGTGTTTGATGGCATCACCTGGACAGACCTGCCACACATGGAGGACATCGAGCGAGATTTCTGTGACCCTTCAAAGActcagag ctgTGGCGATGAGCCTGTCGACTTCCTGACCATGAGTCGGGAATTGCAGCCCATTCGCCGACTCTCCACAGTTTCCTCTGTAACAAAGCCGCCCCACTACACCCTGACAACTCAGTGGCTGTGGTACTACAAGGGGGACCAGGGGAACTGGGTGGAGTACGGCCTGCCG GATGAAAAGCAGCGCAGCACCTCAGTGTCGTCGCAGACTCTGGAGGAGGCGTTTCTGTCCGGCAGTACAGCTGAAGTCAAAGTGATGAAGGGCCAAAGACAGTACATCATCAGCTTCAAAG ACATGTACCAGAGGAACCCCAAACACAACACCAAGAGACGAGTTCGTCGTCGTCCGTGCTTCGTCTCCATGGCTGAGGTGGAGAAACAGGCCGTGACCTGA
- the parp12b gene encoding protein mono-ADP-ribosyltransferase PARP12b isoform X2: MSAYSREILLATSVLCGSSGAMNPLQLYRKLLQRCSITEEEFWRIILRCPRFQLVRGPAEGGAERLEDCSVVARTSLRLCSRYGREECSGFEQEEGGECQQLHLCKFFVYGNCRFGKGRKSCKFSHNIHSDHNYRLLRECTLHELHEDDLFVLLLQNDPSLLPKVCLHYNKGSGPHGYCTFQESCTKVHLCQHFVRGDCIFGPKCKRQHAIDQHGRRMLEERGLSGGVIQELPFIYRNIHHLTAGCTENLPESLCKPQTDDRNICLHSIRGSCKFQNECRHVHFHLPYKWEVFDGITWTDLPHMEDIERDFCDPSKTQSCGDEPVDFLTMSRELQPIRRLSTVSSVTKPPHYTLTTQWLWYYKGDQGNWVEYGLPDEKQRSTSVSSQTLEEAFLSGSTAEVKVMKGQRQYIISFKDMYQRNPKHNTKRRVRRRPCFVSMAEVEKQAVT; this comes from the exons ATGTCAGCGTACAGCAGAGAGATCCTGCTAGCCACCAGCGTCCTGTGCGGCAGCTCCGGAGCTATGAACCCGCTCCAGCTCTACCGGAAGCTGCTGCAGCGCTGCAGCATCACCGAAGAAGAGTTCTGGCGCATCATCCTGCGGTGCCCCCGCTTCCAGCTGGTCCGCGGCCCAGCGGAGGGCGGCGCGGAGCGCCTGGAGGACTGCTCGGTGGTCGCCAGAACGTCGCTGCGGCTGTGCAGCCGATACGGCCGTGAGGAGTGCAGCGGTTTCGAGCAGGAGGAGGGCGGGGAGTGTCAACAGCTGCACCTCTGCAAGTTCTTTGTCTACGGAAACTGCAGATTTGGCAAGGGCAG GAAGTCGTGTAAATTCTCCCACAACATTCATTCAGATCACAACTATCGATTACTGAGAGAGTGTACGCTGCACGAGCTCCACGAAGACGacctgtttgtgctgctgctgcagaacgACCCCTCGCTGCTGCCTAAG GTCTGTTTGCACTACAACAAAGGCTCTGGCCCTCACGGCTACTGTACCTTCCAAGAGAGTTGTACCAAAGTCCACCTGTGTCAGCACTTTGTCCGCGGAGACTGCATATTTGGACCCAAGTGCAAGCGACAGCATGCCATCGACCAACATGGCCGCCGCATgttggaggagagaggactgaGCGGAGGCGTCATCCAAGAGCTGCCCTTCATCTACAGGAACATCCACCACCTGACTGCTGGCTGCACAG agAATCTGCCTGAGTCTTTGTGCAAaccacagacagatgacaggaaCATCTGTCTGCACTCCATCCGAGGCAGCTGCAAGTTCCAGA ACGAGTGTCGCCATGTTCACTTCCACCTGCCCTACAAGTGGGAGGTGTTTGATGGCATCACCTGGACAGACCTGCCACACATGGAGGACATCGAGCGAGATTTCTGTGACCCTTCAAAGActcagag ctgTGGCGATGAGCCTGTCGACTTCCTGACCATGAGTCGGGAATTGCAGCCCATTCGCCGACTCTCCACAGTTTCCTCTGTAACAAAGCCGCCCCACTACACCCTGACAACTCAGTGGCTGTGGTACTACAAGGGGGACCAGGGGAACTGGGTGGAGTACGGCCTGCCG GATGAAAAGCAGCGCAGCACCTCAGTGTCGTCGCAGACTCTGGAGGAGGCGTTTCTGTCCGGCAGTACAGCTGAAGTCAAAGTGATGAAGGGCCAAAGACAGTACATCATCAGCTTCAAAG ACATGTACCAGAGGAACCCCAAACACAACACCAAGAGACGAGTTCGTCGTCGTCCGTGCTTCGTCTCCATGGCTGAGGTGGAGAAACAGGCCGTGACCTGA
- the ovch1 gene encoding ovochymase-1 isoform X1, translated as MLSVLCLLFSLHTAAFSQKPSKASDHNSTDLKLNVIQNQLNVTLNEQETFSGHSEFSNVSGVRPFITEQEMESRIIGGHEAWAHSWPWQVSLQFATMPACGGAVISPLWVVSAAHCFKRYNKASFWTVLAGKHDLDNPHEPGQQTVGVSMIINHHDYNTRTKENDMSLLKLQQPLVFTQFVRPIDIWRHPLPPFWKCTITGWGSTRENGPRVHRLQEVNVTILPPDVCNQYYLGRMRPSMFCAGEDGGGVDACQGDSGGPLSCFTGSRYELAGLVSWGVGCGRVRRPGVYTKIQQHTRWISDIMNDQNIMYADDVMTEEDRCGRQQSSSCERTPGLASLSVSQDGEVSVGNVTESCPFFWPWQASLQSNGRHYCSGALIHRRWVIAAQHCNVRAKEDLVVLGVHDLRFSSSQTIPVDEVFNLPQDGSFPPSSDLSLLRLSVAARFSSNVSPVCVPDEDEELNDGWSCVTTGWGSTKAIVDIDPDRLHHVGLALVNQTSCREKWGGGLVGDSHVCSHPAGSTSCTGDSGAPLLCRKRGTYFLFGVVTWGSRRCDADKPAVFSKISHYHSWITEMTEDV; from the exons ATGCTGTCTGTGCTCTGTCTTCTGTTCAGTCTTCACACAG ctgcATTCAGTCAGAAACCTTCAAAAGCATCAGATCACAACAGCACAG aTTTAAAGTTAAATGTCATCCAGAATCAGCTGAATGTGACTTTAAATGAACAAGAAACTTTCTCTGGACACTCTGAATTCAGCA ATGTGTCCGGGGTGCGGCCCTTCATTACCGAACAAGAGATGGAGTCCAGGATCATCGGGGGCCACGAGGCCTGGGCTCACTCATGGCCCTGGcaggtttctcttcagtttGCCACCATGCCGGCCTGTGGAGGAGCAGTCATCAGCCCGCTGTGGGTCGTTTCTGCCGCTCACTGCTTCAAGAG GTACAATAAGGCTTCTTTCTGGACGGTTCTGGCTGGAAAACACGACCTGGATAATCCTCATGAACCTGGACAACAA ACGGTTGGAGTCTCCATGATCATCAACCATCACGACTACAACACTCGGACCAAAGAGAATGACATGTCCCtgttgaagctgcagcagccgCTGGTCTTCACCCAGTTTGTGAGACCCATCGACATCTGGAGACATCCTCTGCCTCCCTTCTGGAAGTGCACCATCACTGGCTGGGGCTCCACCCGAGAGA ATGGTCCCCGAGTTCACAGACTCCAGGAGGTGAATGTTACCATCCTGCCCCCTGATGTCTGTAACCAGTACTACCTCGGAAGGATGCGACCCTCCATGTTCTGTGctggggaggatggaggaggtgtTGACGCCTGCCAG GGGgactctggaggtcctctgtcCTGCTTCACTGGCAGCAGATATGAGCTGGCAGGTTTGGTGAGCTGGGGAGTCGGTTGTGGACGCGTCAGAAGACCAGGAGTCTACACCAAAATCCAACAGCACACTCGTTGGATCTCTGACATCATGA ATGATCAAAATATCATGTATGCAGATGACGTCATGACTGAGG AGGACAGGTGTGGTAGGCAGCAGAGCTCCAGCTGTGAGAGGACTCCAGGCCTTGCATCTCTCTCAGTGTCCCAGGATGGTGAGGTTTCTGTGGGTAACGTGACAGAGTCCTGTCCCTTCTTCTGGCCCTGGCAGGCCAGCCTGCAGTCCAATGGACGTCACTACTGCAGCGGAGCGCTGATCCACCGCCGCTGGGTCATCGCTGCTCAGCACTGCAACGTCAG AGCTAAAGAGGACTTGGTGGTTCTGGGAGTCCACGACCTGCGCTTCTCATCGTCTCAAACCATCCCAGTGGATGAAGTTTTCAACCTGCCGCAGGATGGCAGCTTCCCCCCAAGCTCTGACCTGTCGTTGCTCCGTCTCAGCGTGGCTGCCAGATTCA GCTCTAATGTGTCTCCAGTTTGTGTCcctgatgaagatgaggagctCAATGATGGCTGGTCTTGTGTCACAACTGGCTGGGGATCCACGAAAGCAATAG TGGACATCGATCCAGACCGGCTGCACCACGTTGGCCTGGCTCTGGTAAATCAGACGAGCTGCAGGGAGAAGTGGGGAGGAGGACTCGTCGGTGACTCCCATGTCTGTTCACATCCTGCAGGCTCCACCTCCTGCACG GGTGATTCTGGAGCTCCGCTGCTGTGTCGGAAACGTGGTACATACTTCCTGTTTGGTGTGGTCACATGGGGCAGCAGGAGGTGTGATGCAGACAAACCGGCCGTCTTCTCCAAAATATCACATTATCACTCATGGATCACTGAGATGACTGAGGATGTCTGA
- the ovch1 gene encoding ovochymase-1 isoform X2 — protein MLSVLCLLFSLHTAAFSQKPSKASDHNSTDLKLNVIQNQLNVTLNEQETFSGHSEFSNVSGVRPFITEQEMESRIIGGHEAWAHSWPWQVSLQFATMPACGGAVISPLWVVSAAHCFKRYNKASFWTVLAGKHDLDNPHEPGQQTVGVSMIINHHDYNTRTKENDMSLLKLQQPLVFTQFVRPIDIWRHPLPPFWKCTITGWGSTRENGPRVHRLQEVNVTILPPDVCNQYYLGRMRPSMFCAGEDGGGVDACQGDSGGPLSCFTGSRYELAGLVSWGVGCGRVRRPGVYTKIQQHTRWISDIMNDQNIMYADDVMTEEDRCGRQQSSSCERTPGLASLSVSQDGEVSVGNVTESCPFFWPWQASLQSNGRHYCSGALIHRRWVIAAQHCNVRAKEDLVVLGVHDLRFSSSQTIPVDEVFNLPQDGSFPPSSDLSLLRLSVAARFSSNVSPVCVPDEDEELNDGWSCVTTGWGSTKAIVDIDPDRLHHVGLALVNQTSCREKWGGGLVGDSHVCSHPAGSTSCTVTRP, from the exons ATGCTGTCTGTGCTCTGTCTTCTGTTCAGTCTTCACACAG ctgcATTCAGTCAGAAACCTTCAAAAGCATCAGATCACAACAGCACAG aTTTAAAGTTAAATGTCATCCAGAATCAGCTGAATGTGACTTTAAATGAACAAGAAACTTTCTCTGGACACTCTGAATTCAGCA ATGTGTCCGGGGTGCGGCCCTTCATTACCGAACAAGAGATGGAGTCCAGGATCATCGGGGGCCACGAGGCCTGGGCTCACTCATGGCCCTGGcaggtttctcttcagtttGCCACCATGCCGGCCTGTGGAGGAGCAGTCATCAGCCCGCTGTGGGTCGTTTCTGCCGCTCACTGCTTCAAGAG GTACAATAAGGCTTCTTTCTGGACGGTTCTGGCTGGAAAACACGACCTGGATAATCCTCATGAACCTGGACAACAA ACGGTTGGAGTCTCCATGATCATCAACCATCACGACTACAACACTCGGACCAAAGAGAATGACATGTCCCtgttgaagctgcagcagccgCTGGTCTTCACCCAGTTTGTGAGACCCATCGACATCTGGAGACATCCTCTGCCTCCCTTCTGGAAGTGCACCATCACTGGCTGGGGCTCCACCCGAGAGA ATGGTCCCCGAGTTCACAGACTCCAGGAGGTGAATGTTACCATCCTGCCCCCTGATGTCTGTAACCAGTACTACCTCGGAAGGATGCGACCCTCCATGTTCTGTGctggggaggatggaggaggtgtTGACGCCTGCCAG GGGgactctggaggtcctctgtcCTGCTTCACTGGCAGCAGATATGAGCTGGCAGGTTTGGTGAGCTGGGGAGTCGGTTGTGGACGCGTCAGAAGACCAGGAGTCTACACCAAAATCCAACAGCACACTCGTTGGATCTCTGACATCATGA ATGATCAAAATATCATGTATGCAGATGACGTCATGACTGAGG AGGACAGGTGTGGTAGGCAGCAGAGCTCCAGCTGTGAGAGGACTCCAGGCCTTGCATCTCTCTCAGTGTCCCAGGATGGTGAGGTTTCTGTGGGTAACGTGACAGAGTCCTGTCCCTTCTTCTGGCCCTGGCAGGCCAGCCTGCAGTCCAATGGACGTCACTACTGCAGCGGAGCGCTGATCCACCGCCGCTGGGTCATCGCTGCTCAGCACTGCAACGTCAG AGCTAAAGAGGACTTGGTGGTTCTGGGAGTCCACGACCTGCGCTTCTCATCGTCTCAAACCATCCCAGTGGATGAAGTTTTCAACCTGCCGCAGGATGGCAGCTTCCCCCCAAGCTCTGACCTGTCGTTGCTCCGTCTCAGCGTGGCTGCCAGATTCA GCTCTAATGTGTCTCCAGTTTGTGTCcctgatgaagatgaggagctCAATGATGGCTGGTCTTGTGTCACAACTGGCTGGGGATCCACGAAAGCAATAG TGGACATCGATCCAGACCGGCTGCACCACGTTGGCCTGGCTCTGGTAAATCAGACGAGCTGCAGGGAGAAGTGGGGAGGAGGACTCGTCGGTGACTCCCATGTCTGTTCACATCCTGCAGGCTCCACCTCCTGCACGGTAACTCGCCCTTAA